A stretch of Spodoptera frugiperda isolate SF20-4 chromosome 6, AGI-APGP_CSIRO_Sfru_2.0, whole genome shotgun sequence DNA encodes these proteins:
- the LOC126910764 gene encoding LOW QUALITY PROTEIN: interference hedgehog-like (The sequence of the model RefSeq protein was modified relative to this genomic sequence to represent the inferred CDS: deleted 2 bases in 1 codon) produces MAAQLHLQLLLAMFVPAIAQLEMKFTKYPESVIAPLGDRVTFECEVNVPGERFVWRWKPDRDDVQWTEVVDGDGKKIIPGLPGRSTKLEIEVMMNLETTWFQCVVWYGAVSLTSVPARLSVARLINAGDRVTAEERVISAPLHNTVILHCKEPASEPPAVLTWWKEGSKGKRKQLETPHGVLVIHNATSDDSGTYSCRATNELSGEALDVAQKTHLNVQREGSREVRFLESEEYVGVIDDDVLTMPVKPNGVLRLWCGAVSTPPPKISWSLEGEGELKTFANQHMLMISPFTPANEGVYACSANGIRRSWKVLALQPPHWDGNVSVSTPNEGGKAHVTCGNSFGQPPPEVYWVLNSELLKNEKGIKANNTDLYIEHVEKRHAGIVQCFACNALGCAYGAGMLSVVPLQIPDQDYPVEVPKTRYSVQPPKRHNRKNPRKHKAVMIPPSRPNVTRLNDESVMVSWSHDNQGLPIRFFKVQYREVSNSSNVQWNTANQDIPSYIHSYQIDGLTPGKYYKFRIAAVYSNQDNKSGKSSARFHLQRGGFKAPRAPVLARAVAMSPTTIQLEWTWSSGGEVEAEGFYVYYRAVSSAGAYEKVTAAGGARALTLTHLAPDTSYDIKLQAYTAQAASEFSAIKTAKTLRPATGTSHNSAGTSVSSGGAAGGAGGGAGTRGAPGALVTAGGALGAAALLVLLAIALLLCRRARRPTADKEKGSVPETGNTNGYIPAKVPITITANPMHSEGGDAGVEMSFLHNNNTGNNDDTLPHSRKNGPAPRQYV; encoded by the exons ATGGCAGCTCAGTTGCATCTGCAGCTGCTCCTGGCGATGTTCGTGCCAGCTATTGCGC AACTGGAGATGAAGTTCACCAAATATCCTGAATCAGTGATAGCTCCCCTCGGTGATAGAGTCACGTTTGAGTGCGAAGTAAACGTACCGGGGGAGCGGTTCGTGTGGCGATGGAAACCAGACCGGGATGACGTGCAGTGGACTGAAGTGGTGGACGGAGACGGCAAGAAGATCATACCTGGTCTGCCGGGCAGAAGCACCAAGCTGGAGATAGAAGTCATGATGAATTTAGAGACCACTTGGTTTCAG tgCGTAGTTTGGTATGGAGCAGTAAGTTTAACATCAGTACCGGCCCGTCTATCAGTAGCCAGGCTGATCAACGCAGGAGACAGAGTGACCGCTGAAGAACGAGTCATCTCAGCACCTCTACACAACACTGTCATCTTGCACTGCAAGGAGCCTGCGTCGGAACCGCCTGCTGTGCTCACGTGGTGGAAAGAAGGTTCCAAG GGTAAAAGGAAGCAACTGGAAACTCCTCACGGCGTGCTGGTGATTCATAACGCGACGTCAGATGACAGTGGAACATACAGCTGTAGGGCCACCAATGAGCTGAGTGGAGAGGCGCTCGATGTGGCACAGAAGACTCATCTGAATGTCCAACGTGAGGGAAGCAGGGAAGTCAG GTTTCTGGAATCGGAAGAATATGTAGGTGTGATAGATGACGATGTGTTGACGATGCCAGTGAAACCTAACGGAGTGCTTCGGCTATGGTGCGGAGCGGTCAGCACTCCTCCTCCGAAGATCTCATGGTCTTTGGAGGGCGAGGGAGAGTTGAAGACATTCGCCAATCAACACATGCTGATGATATCACCTTTTACACCTGCGAATGAG ggAGTATACGCGTGCTCGGCGAATGGAATCCGTCGTTCGTGGAAGGTGCTAGCCCTGCAGCCTCCTCACTGGGACGGAAACGTCTCTGTATCCACTCCTAATGAGGGAGGGAAGGCACATGTCACCTGTGGGAACTCCTTCGGACAACCACCGCCAGAAGTGTACTGGGTGCTCAATTCTGAGCTGCTGAAGAACGAGAAAGGGATTAAAGCTAACA ACACGGACCTGTACATCGAGCACGTGGAGAAGCGGCACGCCGGCATCGTGCAGTGCTTCGCGTGCAACGCGCTCGGCTGCGCGTACGGCGCCGGCATGCTGTCTGTCGTACCGCTGCAGATACCTGACCAG GACTACCCAGTTGAAGTACCAAAAACACGTTACTCAGTTCAACCACCAAAAAGGCACAACAGAAAGAATCCCAGAAAGCATAAAG CCGTAATGATTCCCCCATCAAGGCCTAACGTTACCCGGTTGAATGATGAAAGCGTCATGGTGTCATGGTCGCATGACAATCAAGGACTACCCATCCGGTTTTTCAAG GTACAATACAGAGAGGTGAGCAACTCCAGCAACGTGCAGTGGAACACTGCTAACCAGGATATACCGTCATACATACATTCCTACCAGATAGACGGGCTAACTCCCGGCAAATACTACAA GTTCCGCATCGCAGCAGTGTACTCGAACCAGGACAACAAGTCGGGCAAGAGCAGCGCGCGGTTCCACCTGCAGCGCGGCGGGTTCAAGGCGCCGCGCGCGCCCGTACTGGCGCGGGCGGTCGCCATGTCGCCCACTACTATACAACTGGAGTGGACG TGGTCAAGCGGCGGCGAGGTAGAAGCGGAGGGTTTCTACGTGTACTACCGCGCGGTATCCTCGGCCGGCGCGTACGAGAAGGTgacggcggcgggcggcgcgcgggcCCTCACGCTCACGCACCTCGCGCCCGACACCAGCTACGACATCAAGCTGCAGGCTTATACTGCACAGGCTGCCTCTGAGTTTAGTGCTATTAAG ACTGCGAAGACTCTTCGTCCAGCAACAGGAACGAGTCACAACTCGGCCGGTACGAGCGTGAGCAGCGGGGGCGCGGCtgggggcgcgggcgggggcgcg ggcacGCGGGGCGCGCCGGGCGCGCTGGTGACGGCGGGGGGCGCGCTTGGCGCCGCCGCGCTGCTCGTGCTGCTCGCCATCGCGCTGCTGCTCTGCAGGCGCGCCAGGAGACCCACCGCAGACA AAGAGAAAGGCTCAGTGCCCGAGACCGGCAACACGAACGGGTACATCCCTGCTAAAGTGCCAATCACTATTACGGCCAACCCCATGCATTCCGAG GGCGGGGATGCAGGAGTAGAAATGTCATTTTTACATAACAACAACACTGGCAACAATGACGACACGCTGCCTCACTCGAGGAAAAACGGACCAGCGCCGCGACAGTACGTGTGA